One region of Alosa alosa isolate M-15738 ecotype Scorff River chromosome 1, AALO_Geno_1.1, whole genome shotgun sequence genomic DNA includes:
- the apol1 gene encoding apolipoprotein L1 isoform X4: MEWGGRYETLDLECEEGTRTEKSAFSGMFKRASKISESSGPAQEQNGNLSKSNDNLSDNSSLKAGSFLWRAACSSGGKASVGDNQELSASNDSLSAKANPKEKGGMFSGMFRKSPKPPGGMDQASLAVDKDLSASNDSLSESSSNKEKSGMLSGMFKRPKRTASQDNLCDQSDVSASNDSLSESSSNKEKSGMLSGMFKKSPKPNHKRTASQDNLSDISASSDSLSENSNPKTGMMGKILRNPFHSTAQDKERTEKSSDAKASQSKQEKDSYSETEEMEESGIHSGHKQNALVGVMSKLNPFRHANKDKESEKDDEDESSGSENHSHRKQKLNSEMESDEELERDKDEVKTDQREGKERTTRAALVPPRPTDKERSSAASNSQLGRTTAKEREVSGNMSQRENKSIARPSLVPPKPKEKELTARMKESELKEAQSKEQQGAGAECCDEPTHGGEEGIQPTTKKAKKPKNPFLSQVAATNKASALKTGQEEASGSDYLEDESEDGLEDRKELSTEEKKSEQEVSSTKPKKKKPKKVKNPFMAHVAKGKKKNEKEEGAPGDDSAEGQNKSLFEQLDEYRFDKDEEENKDLDGLMEWWNTVEQWEDLPQNDDMTEKEEAKAFAVTAEKVQKGIRVFNKLFTERAEGLWQHVIDLNSIADGLDRFNKRTKIAQITGGSTSAIGGVATITGLALAPVTFGTSLIITAVGLGVATAGGLTSASAGISNQVNNSLDRKKVERIVEDYQEKMGDLNKCMKFIKQGIENLRRFDLIKLKSQAYNQDFPALNNIYEDGAMAGKAILINANEIMRVVQIANVAGSTAARAVQIASMATGVLTGLFVGMDIYFVAKDSRELKKGAKSEFAGKIREVAEQLHAGLVELNSIREELQSSSSPEGRAEDHQPDDIDDIDEIKRILKSVPPERRDDTDDIDEIKRKLKSNPPPSADDTDDIDEIKRKLKNNPPPSRDNSDDIAEIKRKAKN, from the exons GCCAGTGTTGGAGATAATCAAGAGCTATCTGCCAGTAATGACAGTCTGTCCGCCAAGGCGAACCCCAAG gaaaaaggaggaatgttCAGTGGAATGTTCCGGAAATCTCCCAAACCCCCTGGAGGCATGGACCAG GCCTCCCTGGCTGTTGACAAAGACCTTTCTGCCAGCAATGACAGTCTTTCTGAGAGTAGCTCAAACAAA GAAAAATCTGGTATGTTGAGTGGGATGTTCAAAAGGCCGAAGCGCACAGCATCACAG GATAACTTGTGTGACCAAAGTGATGTATCTGCCAGCAATGACAGTCTCTCAGAGAGTAGCTCAAACAAA GAGAAATCTGGCATGTTGAGTGGCATGTTCAAAAAGTCTCCAAAACCAAATCATAAGCGCACAGCATCACAG GATAACCTGAGTGATATATCTGCTAGCAGTGACAGTCTCTCAGAAAACAGTAACCCTAAG ACTGGGATGATGGGAAAGATTCTGAGGAATCCATTTCACTCCACTGCTCAG GAcaaggagagaacagagaaatCTTCAGATGCAAAGGCTTCACAGTCAAAACAG GAGAAGGATTCATATTCAGAGAcagaagagatggaggagagtggCATACACTCCGGTCACAAACAG AATGCGCTGGTTGGAGTCATGTCAAAATTGAATCCATTCCGTCATGCCAACAAA GATAAAGAGTCGGAAaaggatgatgaagatgagtCCTCTGGCAGTGAAAACCATTCCCATCGCAAACAG AAACTCAACTCAGAGATGGAATCTGATGAGGAGCTAGAGCGAGACAAGGATGAGGTGAAAACG GAccaaagagaggggaaagagagaacaacTCGTGCGGCTCTGGTCCCTCCCCGTCCCACTGACAAG GAGCGGAGCAGCGCAGCCTCCAACAGCCAGCTGGGGAGAACCACAGCAAAGGAGAGGGAG GTCAGTGGTAAtatgagtcagagagagaacaagagcatAGCTAGACCTTCCCTGGTTCCACCCAAACCTAAGGAGAAG GAGCTGACAGCAAGAATGAAAGAGAGCGAACTCAAGGAAGCACAGTCTAAAGAACAACAG GGTGCTGGTGCGGAGTGTTGTGATGAGCCGACACATGGTGGGGAGGAGGGCATTCAG cCTACCACAAAGAAGGCAAAGAAGCCTAAGAATCCGTTCCTGTCACAGGTAGCTGCCACG AACAAAGCCTCAGCACTGAAGACTGGGCAGGAAGAGGCGTCGGGTAGTGATTATCTGGAG GATGAAAGTGAAGATGGGCTTGAAGATAGGAAGGAACTCTCCACAGAAGAAAAGAAATCAGAACAAGAAGTGTCATCCACAAAA CCAAAGAAGAAGAAACCTAAAAAAGTCAAAAATCCATTCATGGCTCATGTTGCAAAG GGTAAAAAGAAGAATGAGAAGGAGGAAGGAGCCCCAGGGGATGACTCTGCTGAG GGCCAAAATAAGTCGCTGTTTGAGCAGTTGGATGAGTACCGTTTTGATAAGGATGAAGAAGAGAACAAG GATCTGGATGGCTTGATGGAATGGTGGAATACGGTAGAAC aATGGGAAGACCTGCCACAGAATGATGACAtgacagagaaagaagaggcAAA AGCCTTTGCTGTGACTGCTGAGAAAGTACAGAAAGGTATCCGCGTCTTCAACAAGCTGTTCACCGAGCGGGCAGAGGGACTGTGGCAGCATGTCATCGACCTGAACTCCATCGCAGATGGCCTCGACCGCTTCAACAAGAGGACCAAGATCGCCCAGATCACCGGGGGCTCCACCAGTGCCATTGGGGGCGTTGCTACCATCACCGGGCTGGCCTTGGCTCCAGTCACCTTTGGGACATCGCTGATTATTACCGCTGTGGGCCTGGGTGTGGCAACAGCAGGTGGACTCACCTCCGCCTCCGCTGGCATCTCTAACCAGGTGAACAACTCGCTTGACCGCAAGAAAGTGGAACGCATCGTGGAGGACTACCAGGAAAAGATGGGTGACCTCAACAAGTGCATGAAGTTCATCAAGCAAGGGATCGAGAACCTGCGCAGGTTCGACCTCATCAAGTTAAAGAGCCAGGCCTACAACCAGGACTTCCCAGCCCTCAACAACATCTACGAGGATGGGGCCATGGCCGGCAAGGCCATTCTTATCAATGCCAACGAGATCATGCGTGTAGTGCAGATTGCCAACGTGGCCGGGAGCACAGCGGCGCGAGCCGTGCAGATAGCCAGCATGGCCACCGGCGTCCTGACGGGACTCTTCGTGGGCATGGACATCTATTTTGTAGCCAAAGACTCCCGCGAGCTCAAGAAGGGGGCCAAGTCGGAGTTCGCCGGCAAGATCAGGGAGGTGGCGGAACAGCTGCATGCCGGGTTGGTGGAGCTCAACAGTATCCGTGAGGAGCTGCAGTCCTCCAGCTCGCCAGAAGGCAGAGCCGAGGACCACCAGCCAGACGATATCGACGACATTGATGAAATCAAACGCATACTTAAGAGTGTTCCTCCCGAGAGGAGGGACGATACCGACGACATTGATGAAATCAAGCGCAAACTAAAGAGCAACCCACCCCCCAGTGCTGATGATACCGACGACATTGACGAAATCAAGCGCAAACTAAAAAACAACCCACCTCCAAGTAGGGACAATTCTGACGACATCGCCGAAATCAAGCGCAAGGCTAAGAATTGA
- the apol1 gene encoding apolipoprotein L1 isoform X6, with amino-acid sequence MEWGGRYETLDLECEEGTRTEKSAFSGMFKRASKISESSGPAQEQNGNLSKSNDNLSDNSSLKAGSFLWRAACSSGGKASVGDNQELSASNDSLSAKANPKEKGGMFSGMFRKSPKPPGGMDQASLAVDKDLSASNDSLSESSSNKEKSGMLSGMFKRPKRTASQDNLCDQSDVSASNDSLSESSSNKEKSGMLSGMFKKSPKPNHKRTASQDNLSDISASSDSLSENSNPKTGMMGKILRNPFHSTAQDKERTEKSSDAKASQSKQEKDSYSETEEMEESGIHSGHKQNALVGVMSKLNPFRHANKDKESEKDDEDESSGSENHSHRKQNVKVGALTKLNPFRSAPKKLNSEMESDEELERDKDEVKTDQREGKERTTRAALVPPRPTDKERSSAASNSQLGRTTAKEREELTARMKESELKEAQSKEQQGAGAECCDEPTHGGEEGIQPTTKKAKKPKNPFLSQVAATNKASALKTGQEEASGSDYLEDESEDGLEDRKELSTEEKKSEQEVSSTKPKKKKPKKVKNPFMAHVAKGKKKNEKEEGAPGDDSAEGQNKSLFEQLDEYRFDKDEEENKDLDGLMEWWNTVEQWEDLPQNDDMTEKEEAKAFAVTAEKVQKGIRVFNKLFTERAEGLWQHVIDLNSIADGLDRFNKRTKIAQITGGSTSAIGGVATITGLALAPVTFGTSLIITAVGLGVATAGGLTSASAGISNQVNNSLDRKKVERIVEDYQEKMGDLNKCMKFIKQGIENLRRFDLIKLKSQAYNQDFPALNNIYEDGAMAGKAILINANEIMRVVQIANVAGSTAARAVQIASMATGVLTGLFVGMDIYFVAKDSRELKKGAKSEFAGKIREVAEQLHAGLVELNSIREELQSSSSPEGRAEDHQPDDIDDIDEIKRILKSVPPERRDDTDDIDEIKRKLKSNPPPSADDTDDIDEIKRKLKNNPPPSRDNSDDIAEIKRKAKN; translated from the exons GCCAGTGTTGGAGATAATCAAGAGCTATCTGCCAGTAATGACAGTCTGTCCGCCAAGGCGAACCCCAAG gaaaaaggaggaatgttCAGTGGAATGTTCCGGAAATCTCCCAAACCCCCTGGAGGCATGGACCAG GCCTCCCTGGCTGTTGACAAAGACCTTTCTGCCAGCAATGACAGTCTTTCTGAGAGTAGCTCAAACAAA GAAAAATCTGGTATGTTGAGTGGGATGTTCAAAAGGCCGAAGCGCACAGCATCACAG GATAACTTGTGTGACCAAAGTGATGTATCTGCCAGCAATGACAGTCTCTCAGAGAGTAGCTCAAACAAA GAGAAATCTGGCATGTTGAGTGGCATGTTCAAAAAGTCTCCAAAACCAAATCATAAGCGCACAGCATCACAG GATAACCTGAGTGATATATCTGCTAGCAGTGACAGTCTCTCAGAAAACAGTAACCCTAAG ACTGGGATGATGGGAAAGATTCTGAGGAATCCATTTCACTCCACTGCTCAG GAcaaggagagaacagagaaatCTTCAGATGCAAAGGCTTCACAGTCAAAACAG GAGAAGGATTCATATTCAGAGAcagaagagatggaggagagtggCATACACTCCGGTCACAAACAG AATGCGCTGGTTGGAGTCATGTCAAAATTGAATCCATTCCGTCATGCCAACAAA GATAAAGAGTCGGAAaaggatgatgaagatgagtCCTCTGGCAGTGAAAACCATTCCCATCGCAAACAG AATGTTAAGGTTGGAGCCCTAACGAAATTGAACCCATTTCGCTCCGCTCCCAAA AAACTCAACTCAGAGATGGAATCTGATGAGGAGCTAGAGCGAGACAAGGATGAGGTGAAAACG GAccaaagagaggggaaagagagaacaacTCGTGCGGCTCTGGTCCCTCCCCGTCCCACTGACAAG GAGCGGAGCAGCGCAGCCTCCAACAGCCAGCTGGGGAGAACCACAGCAAAGGAGAGGGAG GAGCTGACAGCAAGAATGAAAGAGAGCGAACTCAAGGAAGCACAGTCTAAAGAACAACAG GGTGCTGGTGCGGAGTGTTGTGATGAGCCGACACATGGTGGGGAGGAGGGCATTCAG cCTACCACAAAGAAGGCAAAGAAGCCTAAGAATCCGTTCCTGTCACAGGTAGCTGCCACG AACAAAGCCTCAGCACTGAAGACTGGGCAGGAAGAGGCGTCGGGTAGTGATTATCTGGAG GATGAAAGTGAAGATGGGCTTGAAGATAGGAAGGAACTCTCCACAGAAGAAAAGAAATCAGAACAAGAAGTGTCATCCACAAAA CCAAAGAAGAAGAAACCTAAAAAAGTCAAAAATCCATTCATGGCTCATGTTGCAAAG GGTAAAAAGAAGAATGAGAAGGAGGAAGGAGCCCCAGGGGATGACTCTGCTGAG GGCCAAAATAAGTCGCTGTTTGAGCAGTTGGATGAGTACCGTTTTGATAAGGATGAAGAAGAGAACAAG GATCTGGATGGCTTGATGGAATGGTGGAATACGGTAGAAC aATGGGAAGACCTGCCACAGAATGATGACAtgacagagaaagaagaggcAAA AGCCTTTGCTGTGACTGCTGAGAAAGTACAGAAAGGTATCCGCGTCTTCAACAAGCTGTTCACCGAGCGGGCAGAGGGACTGTGGCAGCATGTCATCGACCTGAACTCCATCGCAGATGGCCTCGACCGCTTCAACAAGAGGACCAAGATCGCCCAGATCACCGGGGGCTCCACCAGTGCCATTGGGGGCGTTGCTACCATCACCGGGCTGGCCTTGGCTCCAGTCACCTTTGGGACATCGCTGATTATTACCGCTGTGGGCCTGGGTGTGGCAACAGCAGGTGGACTCACCTCCGCCTCCGCTGGCATCTCTAACCAGGTGAACAACTCGCTTGACCGCAAGAAAGTGGAACGCATCGTGGAGGACTACCAGGAAAAGATGGGTGACCTCAACAAGTGCATGAAGTTCATCAAGCAAGGGATCGAGAACCTGCGCAGGTTCGACCTCATCAAGTTAAAGAGCCAGGCCTACAACCAGGACTTCCCAGCCCTCAACAACATCTACGAGGATGGGGCCATGGCCGGCAAGGCCATTCTTATCAATGCCAACGAGATCATGCGTGTAGTGCAGATTGCCAACGTGGCCGGGAGCACAGCGGCGCGAGCCGTGCAGATAGCCAGCATGGCCACCGGCGTCCTGACGGGACTCTTCGTGGGCATGGACATCTATTTTGTAGCCAAAGACTCCCGCGAGCTCAAGAAGGGGGCCAAGTCGGAGTTCGCCGGCAAGATCAGGGAGGTGGCGGAACAGCTGCATGCCGGGTTGGTGGAGCTCAACAGTATCCGTGAGGAGCTGCAGTCCTCCAGCTCGCCAGAAGGCAGAGCCGAGGACCACCAGCCAGACGATATCGACGACATTGATGAAATCAAACGCATACTTAAGAGTGTTCCTCCCGAGAGGAGGGACGATACCGACGACATTGATGAAATCAAGCGCAAACTAAAGAGCAACCCACCCCCCAGTGCTGATGATACCGACGACATTGACGAAATCAAGCGCAAACTAAAAAACAACCCACCTCCAAGTAGGGACAATTCTGACGACATCGCCGAAATCAAGCGCAAGGCTAAGAATTGA
- the apol1 gene encoding apolipoprotein L1 isoform X7: MFKRASKISESSGPAQEQNGNLSKSNDNLSDNSSLKAGSFLWRAACSSGGKASVGDNQELSASNDSLSAKANPKEKGGMFSGMFRKSPKPPGGMDQASLAVDKDLSASNDSLSESSSNKEKSGMLSGMFKRPKRTASQDNLCDQSDVSASNDSLSESSSNKEKSGMLSGMFKKSPKPNHKRTASQDNLSDISASSDSLSENSNPKTGMMGKILRNPFHSTAQDKERTEKSSDAKASQSKQEKDSYSETEEMEESGIHSGHKQNALVGVMSKLNPFRHANKDKESEKDDEDESSGSENHSHRKQNVKVGALTKLNPFRSAPKKLNSEMESDEELERDKDEVKTDQREGKERTTRAALVPPRPTDKERSSAASNSQLGRTTAKEREVSGNMSQRENKSIARPSLVPPKPKEKELTARMKESELKEAQSKEQQGAGAECCDEPTHGGEEGIQPTTKKAKKPKNPFLSQVAATNKASALKTGQEEASGSDYLEDESEDGLEDRKELSTEEKKSEQEVSSTKPKKKKPKKVKNPFMAHVAKGKKKNEKEEGAPGDDSAEGQNKSLFEQLDEYRFDKDEEENKDLDGLMEWWNTVEQWEDLPQNDDMTEKEEAKAFAVTAEKVQKGIRVFNKLFTERAEGLWQHVIDLNSIADGLDRFNKRTKIAQITGGSTSAIGGVATITGLALAPVTFGTSLIITAVGLGVATAGGLTSASAGISNQVNNSLDRKKVERIVEDYQEKMGDLNKCMKFIKQGIENLRRFDLIKLKSQAYNQDFPALNNIYEDGAMAGKAILINANEIMRVVQIANVAGSTAARAVQIASMATGVLTGLFVGMDIYFVAKDSRELKKGAKSEFAGKIREVAEQLHAGLVELNSIREELQSSSSPEGRAEDHQPDDIDDIDEIKRILKSVPPERRDDTDDIDEIKRKLKSNPPPSADDTDDIDEIKRKLKNNPPPSRDNSDDIAEIKRKAKN, from the exons GCCAGTGTTGGAGATAATCAAGAGCTATCTGCCAGTAATGACAGTCTGTCCGCCAAGGCGAACCCCAAG gaaaaaggaggaatgttCAGTGGAATGTTCCGGAAATCTCCCAAACCCCCTGGAGGCATGGACCAG GCCTCCCTGGCTGTTGACAAAGACCTTTCTGCCAGCAATGACAGTCTTTCTGAGAGTAGCTCAAACAAA GAAAAATCTGGTATGTTGAGTGGGATGTTCAAAAGGCCGAAGCGCACAGCATCACAG GATAACTTGTGTGACCAAAGTGATGTATCTGCCAGCAATGACAGTCTCTCAGAGAGTAGCTCAAACAAA GAGAAATCTGGCATGTTGAGTGGCATGTTCAAAAAGTCTCCAAAACCAAATCATAAGCGCACAGCATCACAG GATAACCTGAGTGATATATCTGCTAGCAGTGACAGTCTCTCAGAAAACAGTAACCCTAAG ACTGGGATGATGGGAAAGATTCTGAGGAATCCATTTCACTCCACTGCTCAG GAcaaggagagaacagagaaatCTTCAGATGCAAAGGCTTCACAGTCAAAACAG GAGAAGGATTCATATTCAGAGAcagaagagatggaggagagtggCATACACTCCGGTCACAAACAG AATGCGCTGGTTGGAGTCATGTCAAAATTGAATCCATTCCGTCATGCCAACAAA GATAAAGAGTCGGAAaaggatgatgaagatgagtCCTCTGGCAGTGAAAACCATTCCCATCGCAAACAG AATGTTAAGGTTGGAGCCCTAACGAAATTGAACCCATTTCGCTCCGCTCCCAAA AAACTCAACTCAGAGATGGAATCTGATGAGGAGCTAGAGCGAGACAAGGATGAGGTGAAAACG GAccaaagagaggggaaagagagaacaacTCGTGCGGCTCTGGTCCCTCCCCGTCCCACTGACAAG GAGCGGAGCAGCGCAGCCTCCAACAGCCAGCTGGGGAGAACCACAGCAAAGGAGAGGGAG GTCAGTGGTAAtatgagtcagagagagaacaagagcatAGCTAGACCTTCCCTGGTTCCACCCAAACCTAAGGAGAAG GAGCTGACAGCAAGAATGAAAGAGAGCGAACTCAAGGAAGCACAGTCTAAAGAACAACAG GGTGCTGGTGCGGAGTGTTGTGATGAGCCGACACATGGTGGGGAGGAGGGCATTCAG cCTACCACAAAGAAGGCAAAGAAGCCTAAGAATCCGTTCCTGTCACAGGTAGCTGCCACG AACAAAGCCTCAGCACTGAAGACTGGGCAGGAAGAGGCGTCGGGTAGTGATTATCTGGAG GATGAAAGTGAAGATGGGCTTGAAGATAGGAAGGAACTCTCCACAGAAGAAAAGAAATCAGAACAAGAAGTGTCATCCACAAAA CCAAAGAAGAAGAAACCTAAAAAAGTCAAAAATCCATTCATGGCTCATGTTGCAAAG GGTAAAAAGAAGAATGAGAAGGAGGAAGGAGCCCCAGGGGATGACTCTGCTGAG GGCCAAAATAAGTCGCTGTTTGAGCAGTTGGATGAGTACCGTTTTGATAAGGATGAAGAAGAGAACAAG GATCTGGATGGCTTGATGGAATGGTGGAATACGGTAGAAC aATGGGAAGACCTGCCACAGAATGATGACAtgacagagaaagaagaggcAAA AGCCTTTGCTGTGACTGCTGAGAAAGTACAGAAAGGTATCCGCGTCTTCAACAAGCTGTTCACCGAGCGGGCAGAGGGACTGTGGCAGCATGTCATCGACCTGAACTCCATCGCAGATGGCCTCGACCGCTTCAACAAGAGGACCAAGATCGCCCAGATCACCGGGGGCTCCACCAGTGCCATTGGGGGCGTTGCTACCATCACCGGGCTGGCCTTGGCTCCAGTCACCTTTGGGACATCGCTGATTATTACCGCTGTGGGCCTGGGTGTGGCAACAGCAGGTGGACTCACCTCCGCCTCCGCTGGCATCTCTAACCAGGTGAACAACTCGCTTGACCGCAAGAAAGTGGAACGCATCGTGGAGGACTACCAGGAAAAGATGGGTGACCTCAACAAGTGCATGAAGTTCATCAAGCAAGGGATCGAGAACCTGCGCAGGTTCGACCTCATCAAGTTAAAGAGCCAGGCCTACAACCAGGACTTCCCAGCCCTCAACAACATCTACGAGGATGGGGCCATGGCCGGCAAGGCCATTCTTATCAATGCCAACGAGATCATGCGTGTAGTGCAGATTGCCAACGTGGCCGGGAGCACAGCGGCGCGAGCCGTGCAGATAGCCAGCATGGCCACCGGCGTCCTGACGGGACTCTTCGTGGGCATGGACATCTATTTTGTAGCCAAAGACTCCCGCGAGCTCAAGAAGGGGGCCAAGTCGGAGTTCGCCGGCAAGATCAGGGAGGTGGCGGAACAGCTGCATGCCGGGTTGGTGGAGCTCAACAGTATCCGTGAGGAGCTGCAGTCCTCCAGCTCGCCAGAAGGCAGAGCCGAGGACCACCAGCCAGACGATATCGACGACATTGATGAAATCAAACGCATACTTAAGAGTGTTCCTCCCGAGAGGAGGGACGATACCGACGACATTGATGAAATCAAGCGCAAACTAAAGAGCAACCCACCCCCCAGTGCTGATGATACCGACGACATTGACGAAATCAAGCGCAAACTAAAAAACAACCCACCTCCAAGTAGGGACAATTCTGACGACATCGCCGAAATCAAGCGCAAGGCTAAGAATTGA
- the apol1 gene encoding apolipoprotein L1 isoform X3 — MEWGGRYETLDLECEEGTRTEKSAFSGMFKRASKISESSGPAQEQNGNLSKSNDNLSDNSSLKASVGDNQELSASNDSLSAKANPKEKGGMFSGMFRKSPKPPGGMDQASLAVDKDLSASNDSLSESSSNKEKSGMLSGMFKRPKRTASQDNLCDQSDVSASNDSLSESSSNKEKSGMLSGMFKKSPKPNHKRTASQDNLSDISASSDSLSENSNPKTGMMGKILRNPFHSTAQDKERTEKSSDAKASQSKQEKDSYSETEEMEESGIHSGHKQNALVGVMSKLNPFRHANKDKESEKDDEDESSGSENHSHRKQNVKVGALTKLNPFRSAPKKLNSEMESDEELERDKDEVKTDQREGKERTTRAALVPPRPTDKERSSAASNSQLGRTTAKEREVSGNMSQRENKSIARPSLVPPKPKEKELTARMKESELKEAQSKEQQGAGAECCDEPTHGGEEGIQPTTKKAKKPKNPFLSQVAATNKASALKTGQEEASGSDYLEDESEDGLEDRKELSTEEKKSEQEVSSTKPKKKKPKKVKNPFMAHVAKGKKKNEKEEGAPGDDSAEGQNKSLFEQLDEYRFDKDEEENKDLDGLMEWWNTVEQWEDLPQNDDMTEKEEAKAFAVTAEKVQKGIRVFNKLFTERAEGLWQHVIDLNSIADGLDRFNKRTKIAQITGGSTSAIGGVATITGLALAPVTFGTSLIITAVGLGVATAGGLTSASAGISNQVNNSLDRKKVERIVEDYQEKMGDLNKCMKFIKQGIENLRRFDLIKLKSQAYNQDFPALNNIYEDGAMAGKAILINANEIMRVVQIANVAGSTAARAVQIASMATGVLTGLFVGMDIYFVAKDSRELKKGAKSEFAGKIREVAEQLHAGLVELNSIREELQSSSSPEGRAEDHQPDDIDDIDEIKRILKSVPPERRDDTDDIDEIKRKLKSNPPPSADDTDDIDEIKRKLKNNPPPSRDNSDDIAEIKRKAKN; from the exons GCCAGTGTTGGAGATAATCAAGAGCTATCTGCCAGTAATGACAGTCTGTCCGCCAAGGCGAACCCCAAG gaaaaaggaggaatgttCAGTGGAATGTTCCGGAAATCTCCCAAACCCCCTGGAGGCATGGACCAG GCCTCCCTGGCTGTTGACAAAGACCTTTCTGCCAGCAATGACAGTCTTTCTGAGAGTAGCTCAAACAAA GAAAAATCTGGTATGTTGAGTGGGATGTTCAAAAGGCCGAAGCGCACAGCATCACAG GATAACTTGTGTGACCAAAGTGATGTATCTGCCAGCAATGACAGTCTCTCAGAGAGTAGCTCAAACAAA GAGAAATCTGGCATGTTGAGTGGCATGTTCAAAAAGTCTCCAAAACCAAATCATAAGCGCACAGCATCACAG GATAACCTGAGTGATATATCTGCTAGCAGTGACAGTCTCTCAGAAAACAGTAACCCTAAG ACTGGGATGATGGGAAAGATTCTGAGGAATCCATTTCACTCCACTGCTCAG GAcaaggagagaacagagaaatCTTCAGATGCAAAGGCTTCACAGTCAAAACAG GAGAAGGATTCATATTCAGAGAcagaagagatggaggagagtggCATACACTCCGGTCACAAACAG AATGCGCTGGTTGGAGTCATGTCAAAATTGAATCCATTCCGTCATGCCAACAAA GATAAAGAGTCGGAAaaggatgatgaagatgagtCCTCTGGCAGTGAAAACCATTCCCATCGCAAACAG AATGTTAAGGTTGGAGCCCTAACGAAATTGAACCCATTTCGCTCCGCTCCCAAA AAACTCAACTCAGAGATGGAATCTGATGAGGAGCTAGAGCGAGACAAGGATGAGGTGAAAACG GAccaaagagaggggaaagagagaacaacTCGTGCGGCTCTGGTCCCTCCCCGTCCCACTGACAAG GAGCGGAGCAGCGCAGCCTCCAACAGCCAGCTGGGGAGAACCACAGCAAAGGAGAGGGAG GTCAGTGGTAAtatgagtcagagagagaacaagagcatAGCTAGACCTTCCCTGGTTCCACCCAAACCTAAGGAGAAG GAGCTGACAGCAAGAATGAAAGAGAGCGAACTCAAGGAAGCACAGTCTAAAGAACAACAG GGTGCTGGTGCGGAGTGTTGTGATGAGCCGACACATGGTGGGGAGGAGGGCATTCAG cCTACCACAAAGAAGGCAAAGAAGCCTAAGAATCCGTTCCTGTCACAGGTAGCTGCCACG AACAAAGCCTCAGCACTGAAGACTGGGCAGGAAGAGGCGTCGGGTAGTGATTATCTGGAG GATGAAAGTGAAGATGGGCTTGAAGATAGGAAGGAACTCTCCACAGAAGAAAAGAAATCAGAACAAGAAGTGTCATCCACAAAA CCAAAGAAGAAGAAACCTAAAAAAGTCAAAAATCCATTCATGGCTCATGTTGCAAAG GGTAAAAAGAAGAATGAGAAGGAGGAAGGAGCCCCAGGGGATGACTCTGCTGAG GGCCAAAATAAGTCGCTGTTTGAGCAGTTGGATGAGTACCGTTTTGATAAGGATGAAGAAGAGAACAAG GATCTGGATGGCTTGATGGAATGGTGGAATACGGTAGAAC aATGGGAAGACCTGCCACAGAATGATGACAtgacagagaaagaagaggcAAA AGCCTTTGCTGTGACTGCTGAGAAAGTACAGAAAGGTATCCGCGTCTTCAACAAGCTGTTCACCGAGCGGGCAGAGGGACTGTGGCAGCATGTCATCGACCTGAACTCCATCGCAGATGGCCTCGACCGCTTCAACAAGAGGACCAAGATCGCCCAGATCACCGGGGGCTCCACCAGTGCCATTGGGGGCGTTGCTACCATCACCGGGCTGGCCTTGGCTCCAGTCACCTTTGGGACATCGCTGATTATTACCGCTGTGGGCCTGGGTGTGGCAACAGCAGGTGGACTCACCTCCGCCTCCGCTGGCATCTCTAACCAGGTGAACAACTCGCTTGACCGCAAGAAAGTGGAACGCATCGTGGAGGACTACCAGGAAAAGATGGGTGACCTCAACAAGTGCATGAAGTTCATCAAGCAAGGGATCGAGAACCTGCGCAGGTTCGACCTCATCAAGTTAAAGAGCCAGGCCTACAACCAGGACTTCCCAGCCCTCAACAACATCTACGAGGATGGGGCCATGGCCGGCAAGGCCATTCTTATCAATGCCAACGAGATCATGCGTGTAGTGCAGATTGCCAACGTGGCCGGGAGCACAGCGGCGCGAGCCGTGCAGATAGCCAGCATGGCCACCGGCGTCCTGACGGGACTCTTCGTGGGCATGGACATCTATTTTGTAGCCAAAGACTCCCGCGAGCTCAAGAAGGGGGCCAAGTCGGAGTTCGCCGGCAAGATCAGGGAGGTGGCGGAACAGCTGCATGCCGGGTTGGTGGAGCTCAACAGTATCCGTGAGGAGCTGCAGTCCTCCAGCTCGCCAGAAGGCAGAGCCGAGGACCACCAGCCAGACGATATCGACGACATTGATGAAATCAAACGCATACTTAAGAGTGTTCCTCCCGAGAGGAGGGACGATACCGACGACATTGATGAAATCAAGCGCAAACTAAAGAGCAACCCACCCCCCAGTGCTGATGATACCGACGACATTGACGAAATCAAGCGCAAACTAAAAAACAACCCACCTCCAAGTAGGGACAATTCTGACGACATCGCCGAAATCAAGCGCAAGGCTAAGAATTGA